A stretch of the Nitratifractor salsuginis DSM 16511 genome encodes the following:
- a CDS encoding IS3 family transposase: protein MRVRSEMREEGHPISITKLCGLFGIPRRSFYYKPIERTPRVDEERVRKVQEKIEEFPTYGYRRLALLLGMNKKAVQRILQLKGWQVRKRAKGHRPRAQMMPSRSQYPNQRWAIDMTRVWSAQEGWGTLACVIDTCTREIVGWRLSKSGKTKTAEAALQEGLIYRFGQLKRLRKPIALRSDNGLVLSSKSFTKTVKDYNFIQEFITPYTPEQNGMIERFFRTIKEECIWHHNFKSLKEANRIIGDWIDFYNQKRKHSALRYKTPAEVFRLAA from the coding sequence ATGCGGGTTCGGAGCGAAATGAGAGAGGAAGGGCATCCCATCAGCATCACGAAACTCTGCGGTCTGTTTGGAATCCCTCGTAGGAGCTTTTATTACAAACCGATCGAGAGAACTCCAAGAGTAGATGAAGAGCGTGTGCGAAAGGTTCAAGAGAAGATCGAGGAGTTCCCTACCTACGGCTATCGGCGTCTGGCTCTACTGCTGGGGATGAACAAGAAAGCGGTTCAGCGGATTCTACAGCTCAAAGGCTGGCAGGTGAGAAAACGAGCAAAAGGCCACAGGCCAAGGGCCCAAATGATGCCCTCACGCTCACAATATCCCAATCAAAGATGGGCCATCGATATGACCAGAGTTTGGAGTGCCCAGGAAGGATGGGGAACCCTAGCCTGTGTCATCGATACCTGTACCCGGGAGATCGTAGGGTGGAGACTCTCAAAAAGCGGCAAGACGAAAACAGCGGAAGCGGCTTTGCAGGAGGGATTGATCTATCGATTTGGCCAACTTAAGCGGCTGAGAAAGCCTATAGCCCTTCGAAGTGACAACGGGCTTGTCCTCAGTAGTAAGTCCTTCACCAAAACGGTCAAAGACTACAATTTTATTCAGGAGTTCATCACTCCCTACACTCCGGAACAGAACGGTATGATCGAACGATTCTTCCGAACGATCAAAGAAGAGTGCATCTGGCACCACAATTTCAAATCGCTTAAGGAGGCCAATCGGATCATCGGAGACTGGATCGACTTTTACAACCAAAAGCGCAAACATTCGGCGCTGCGATACAAAACACCGGCAGAGGTATTTCGTTTAGCGGCTTAG